GAATACACAAGTGAATACATACGTTAACGGACTCGGAGGAGAGCAGTGAAGTTCGTCTCTCGTCACCCACCGCGCCGCGCAGCGAGGCAGCGACCGTCGATCCCatcatttcttttatattttttcatcaatGTCACACGTGACGCCAGAATGTCATTTTCAtgcgaagaaaaaaatatttattaagacgCGGAGCTCACGCCGCGATATTACAATTTCCCACTAGTGAAATATGGAAAGTGATTTTTTACGAGAAAATAACAAGGTGCGTATCGCAAGATTAAAAGCCGCGAGCACGAGAGGGTTGGAGCTACTTAGCCTTAAATATTAGCTCTaagaaaaataacttttgtaatttGGAAGGCGCGTTTAACGGTACATCATTCGCGgcgatattaaaaatacatacggTATAGCtgctattgtaaaaaataatcgtatagtacgtgaaaaaatatttgacgcaATGATTTTACGTCAATAGGTCTCTATAGAACTTTTATTCTTGAAGAAATTTATGGAAACGTCAATAACGGGAACGTACCTACAATCTCACTAAATTACCAATATGTTTtaagaacaacaaataaattaatttacataaaagctTATATCTATTGTAAAATTGTTCCATTCTCACCATTACGCATCCTTACTTTAACGTgcggttttataaaaataattttcctaacatattttgattagCTATATGTGAAACTCAACATTTTCAATTAGTGCCCAACATGACCATAATAAACAGATACACCTTGTACATGTCGCGCGTTAATGGGTATCAATAGCTTCTAGCTAAATATGAAACATCAACGTGTCTAAATACATCTACAGGGAACAGATTGAATATCAAAGCCTGTTAATATTTTATCCCTTTATACGAACAGAACGCAATGATATTCATTTATTAGAGAATTAAAAAGTTGTTATGCCaccacaataaacataaaaaagaaaacaaattaactatTATCATACATGTTCATCCCCATACTATAAAGTAGATAGTGCGGTGTGGCGTGGATGTTGCCGTGGCGTGGCGCGGTGCGAGCGACGCGACGGCCGCGGCAGATGTGCCACCGGTTGTGATTGTCTTGCCGCGATGATTGATGATCTTCCGCGGAGCTGTGTAGGGCTGTGCCACACGGAGAAATGgttgctttaatattttatggaaaaatagGCGAATACTACTTATTATAGGCATTAATAAATGtcgttataaattgtattcattatCTTTAAGATAAATTAACTGTTTTAATTTCTCTATAGAAGAATGTCACTTAACCTACTTACACGAAAATCTTAGATAACAAACAGAAAAACGTATATGAGTAAGATTGAGAATTTAAAGCGCTGTACAAATTTTAAACGATAAATTTTATTCGATTATAGcagtttacaaaaataattaataattccacAATGATATTACCTACTTtagaaattgtaacaaaatagaTATATTGAAAGTGATACATATTTTCCATATCAAGTACAGTtaagtaaattatgtaattttactaacggtattatactattattaaacACAACAATAGAAAACCTTTTACTCTCAGGTAAAAATGAcagttaagtaaatattttgaagaaactttactttactttctgttcaataacaaaaacaaagtgattagtgaaaatattagtattgtTAAACATGTAAACATAACATTTGAGATAAGCTGAGGTCCCTTTCTTTGTGTGGGGATTATCCCTATCCCTTTTATTTGTGATTGACAAGTACTTACTCTCATCCATTGGTGGTTCGAACTCCGCCCCCCACTAAAGTTATCTGCGAATAAGAAGCAATTAATCCCGTTACGTGTTTTTGTTGATGAGTTATTCTTAATTAGTAGGTATTGAATcggattaattatttttattatgctacATTGTTCAACAACGAGTGACATTGAATTATCAATAAGAAcaagcatttttatttcgtgAATATTATTGGgtaaaatactttaaagatatttttatttattgtcatattttttttggttttataaaaataaataaaatcgtttcGTTCAAGCGTGGCAGCCCTATTCCCTATTCAACTCACGTTTATTCAATATAAGCAAACTCAGACATCGGCCACGGTAAAAGTACTTTGCCGAAATATTCTACATTCGTCAACAGTTACTCTTGCTCTGATTTCAATGTATTTCGCAAGCGAGCGATCACGTTTATAAATGTATGGAGATGTTTTATGTacattgaattttgtttatataagtacttatgtttattttctttgcgTATATAATGAATATGATAATATCAATTGGTTTAGGGCATATTAACATATTGATGCAATGACATAGATCATTATTAGTCTTAGAATGCTCATTAAACATAGGCTTCTGCCGATGATTTCGAGCTAAATCCCTTGGAAGCGGACCTGATAAAGGCTACCTGAAATACCACACATTGCCTGCGAATCATGGAGTTCAGAGCTCCAAGAAAAGGCAATTTTtgtgtgaaatttttattaatgttttggtCTAGATTCTGTATAAGAATAGGGTGGGAAATATGGATGCATTCCTTGCATTTTAGTTATGTGTCTTAACCTTATGATAAAATgggtaagtaggtatatatgtGATTTGTGATGTATCGATATTGTTTCGATCAATTTGGTTCTTGGATTAAACTGTCCCAACTGCGCCATTTCGGATCtactcatatttgttttttgaaacattaaatattacatttaaaatagtaatttatgcgtacaataactaattaaaaaaaatgcgtatATCGGATctatgtaagtaattaaatttgccTGAAactttatattacctatattccATTTAAAACATCAAGCTATGGGtacaataactaattaaaatggaaaatgCTTACTCACTTCTTTACAATATAACTGTCAttctaatttgtatattttaaaggatAGAGTGTGAAAGTTATTTTTAcgaaattacaaattattattctaagtCTAACCGGTTTATTTTGAGGATTGAAACGCCATCTGTGTGAAGTTGTTACAATGTTGTAAGAAAATGTTCAAAGCTACGGATGAAACTTACTTCGCCTTTGAACCAAATGTTTACAGTTTTAGTCGCTTTTTAATatatccaattttaaaatacgcTGCGAACTTTTatgattttctatattttaataatgtcaaattGTCTTATagtaagtttaatatattttggaagGAAAGGTTGGTTTTCCCGTAGCGTTCTTTCACGTTCGTCTTCATCCGTACATATTTGTTCATATGGTGGAGCCATAGATGGCGCTTGAAATATTACTGTTCAGGTTTATAGATATGTCCTGAAATTAAAATGGTATAAGGGCGATAATGCATccttatataatttgtaatacaatttctCTTACGAAGTTTATACTGGCAAAATGAATTTATGTAACTACACCATTGAATAGCTATTGTATCGATATTCGAAACGCATgatgaaaatagaatattattatactgtgtataatataattactaagaTGTAAAGAATATATTGTTCAAAAGAATTTTATGGGGAGAAGGCGATGGTGTGTTTTACCcttacatacttattataaaacaaagtcctccaccgCATTTGTGTGTCTAAACGCTATAACCTAAGAAAACTATGGCCTTGCCTAtgcatttaaaacaaatcaaattaacTATGAAAAGAAAGTACCATTACATAAACAagatttaacaaatatttttctcaaaCTTAATGACTTTGCTCTGTTGTTTTCATTGTtgacatttaaaacaaacaggCTTGTAGATGGCACGTCCAAAAGATTATCACAAAGAATGTTACTccgttacaaatatttgtaaaagtaatAGATAGAAGAAACGGATAGTGATAAGAACTTAATAGCTCTGTTTATCTCATGGATTTGCCACAATGGTCTGgttgagtaaaatatttggcAAAATATTGACATGAGAAATATGCTTCTATGTTAGAATTtgacaaaattcaaattatattaattactttaaaaatatgttcgtAGTTTTTCATAAGTTGATTTCTACGAAATATCCCAGGACATTATGATATTcaataaaactaacaatttaaaactgtaaagttataaaataattagtatgGAAAGTATCTGTACAACATAAAACTTTAAAGaaacagtataataaatttcattaggtattttgattatttatgtatatattttattctatcttCTACGACTCCGACATtacgacaatattaatattattattttaattgattttgtaaagAACTTGCTTGCTAGACGACAAGAATTAGTGAATTATGCTATTAGAAGTAATAGTTAGAGCTCCGATCAAATaaacttattacatttaatGTTCTTACATTAGTTAGTGATTACTATCAGTATAAAAATTTGGTTGAGACCAATTTGGCTTCATTGATAGTTCTACTACTGCCGCTGTTAGGGTCTGAAAATGTATTCTAAACAGCAGACACTTTTTAAATGTAGGGGAAAGagattaaatattcatttagttTCATACAGGTctgattatataaattttaggtAGCATAGAAAGATTTAAAAGTATGTCCTgggtaatttaattatactacAATTTATTGTAGTGGTAATAAGAAGGCAGATAAGGCAGTTAGCAAGCAGGTAGCCTAGGTTAAATTTCCTTGGGATAAGTCTATATGCATTAGTGTCTGCGACTTTAGTCAAAGTTGAAACACATGTTAACTAAATTTAGTTTACAGTTAAGACAATGATAGACGTTGGATGTATTAACAAAGATTGCAACgcaatatttatctttaaggTGCGTAAATAGGGTATCTTTTTCGTTATAGCACATTGTGTAGTAGATCAAAATGATTCAAATTATAGTCCCTACTTTTGATTCCACTTTCGATTACTATTTTTCCGAAATCATTTGACTTAGTGACAAGTGAGTTCTTTAATTGTGCTTAATTAAGCCGATTAGTAATGTAGTTTCTTAGGAAAACAGCTGCCATATAAAGTGTAAGAAGCACGCAACTTAACATAAGAAGTATATTGATGTAAGTTTTACTGCTTGTAATGGAGCCCCTAACCTAAGATGGCACCCTGAATGCggtcttaaataataaaaaatactcttaCTTATATATCTGCATATGTACAgtttctagaaaaaaatatacaaagtttatttcaaattaatgtaGGGAATAGGTTTTATAcgacatattattaattttgttccaGCTGATTAAATAACGACTCAATGCAATTCAAAATCACGATGAATCATTCTAGAAATAGCATAAATCGATTATACGCAACTCCAATTAATAATTCCtcaaaaatatgacaaataataataacagttaaTCACTAATGAAGGATAGCTTTTAAATAGTTCGCTAATCACCGGTTCGGGGATGgatatataaaaacgaaaatatacgaaaacaaattATTCCTAATTGAGCTTTCGTAGTGAACGTTTCAAAATGCCAGATACGTCAAATCAATCCATGTCGAATGTGCAAGTAGATGTTAGTGATAACAATCAGTGGAATCAAGACATTCATCCCAATAATGATAACGTGGTTCAGAATTCTACGGTAATTTCAAAACttatctttttggaataaagtTTAGATTGGAACTTTAAGTACACCGATTTGCATTGTTAATGATACACTCATCttgtatttcaatgtaattaaaaaatgtgaTCAAAATTTAGTATTCAAATGACCTAAAAACATAGGAtgaaaaatatcagaaaaatgaattatttgtaagtattatttttctatgttaCAGGCATTGGAATGGACCCAGCTCCCTCAAGCAGCTGTTGGATTTGTTCCAACTCCTATCAACAACGGAATTCCTACCGACTATCAAGTCCCTAACGGGGTAAGCAGTATGAATGGAATTAATCCACCAAGCTACTACGATGTATCTTACCAAAGAAACGGGAACTTCCCGACTAATGGATACACATCTCTGAACACTCAGAGAGTCATACAAAATCCAAATGGACCTAATTATCTTATAAGGAACGGATTGAATGGCACGGGATTTGAGGGGACTGGATCAAACATTTGGTCAAACCAAGACTGACCCACGGAAGACTGGTTGCCCCGCAGCAATGGACTGGCAATCACAAGGAGCGGCCAAGAATAGCCAATGGCGTCAGAAAACAAAAGCGCATCAGGACAGCGTTCACGAGCAATCAGATGATGGAATTAGAGCAAGAGTACAACAGAACTCGATACCTCGATCGGACACGCCGCCTAGAACTTGCCGAGTTACTCCATTTGAATGAGCGCACCATTAAAATTTGGTTCCAAAACCGCAGGATGAAGGAAAAGAAAATCAAATCAGAAAATTATGAAGAATCCGATGAATTAGAAATGGAAGCTGAGTCTCCATTAATGGTTGTAAACGAGGAATACCCTGTCGCGCCGCCTTATGAAGTATACAATCGTGAAGGATTCATAGAGCAATTTCCAGTAACAACGCCAGTTATAAACCAACCTGAGATACTCGCACCTCAAGTTATACCGCCAGTAACCGATTACCCTGCATTCGTCGACAACCAGTGCCAATCGCAGTACCAGCAGTTGCATTTTCAGTTGCAACATTATCCGCAGTACAATTTGAATGTGGAAGAACTGTCACCAGAGTCAGCGCTCAAGTCGGAGAACTCTTCAACCAACGCCTCTAGTGACCTCACAGAGAAGAGCTGGGATTTGTCGTGGATTCGTAGCATTAACTCCGAGGAAGACTTTTAATTATGtgtaatatgttttgtaaatatgtaaataaacgattacaaaagattatattttacttttaattataccTACCTGATACAATTATTGTCATTTCCTACAGGATAATGGttgtaatattatcttttaatttggattaatcACACTATTCGTCTcttgataaattatattcatgttagctatttatttagacattatttttatatgaacgttATTATATAGAATAACATACACCTTATTAGTGTCATAAGTataatacagatttattttgaaaaaggtACCTATAAATAGGTTTTGTGATTGCATATCTATTCttgatttcaatataattaatataaacacattatacATTTAcgtttacattatataaatgtatatatatttcccTGATATTATAAgggcaatattaataaatcgacCTCACCTTTAGTAAAATTTCAAGTAGTCATTTAATTTAACCTTGAACTTTTAACAGCTTGTTTAACGGAGCCGGCGCTGTTGCATAAACAAAAGtcaggtattaaaaataaaattgtgacttaaaatattatttgaggcTGTTAGTATAGTATGTATTATCTATCTCTCTTAAGATACCGAATTTAGTTTCACAGAGTTTCATCTGATATCGTATTtgagagcgaaactgagttaaatttataaaaatggccCTAAGATTATGTTTTGAAGATCATGGGAAGGGTTTTGCCCAacattcagaaataataatctaatataatacaataaaataaatccatcCTAAAACATAAGTGGGGAAGGAGCCCATCACTGAATCTGGCGCAAATTTTGATTCTAGGCAACTAAAGTATTTTtccgaatgtttttttttatccgacCTGGGGATCAAACTCACGATTTCTCGATCCGTAACCCAAGTATGAATACATACCAATGAGGCGATTATAAATACCGTCGACTAGATTCTTAAAGGGTAATCACTTGAGAGCAACTATCCAACGTGATtctattaaacattaattataatggttAGGTTAGTAATATATAACTATTAGGTTATCTATCAGCAGACCATCGTAGGTCATAGGTTCTAGGTCTAGATGATGTGTGGCGGGAACTCTCTCGTAAATTACCATAGGAATACTTGCTACTTAGAGGTGATTTTCTTACaccggaaaacatcgtgatttTAATGGGATATTAATTTTGGGTGACCCATTCATTTGTACGCctgtatggcgggttttatatattgtaaaaaaataaaaacgaattctGTACGCCCTTATCCTCGAATGCATAGCCGAGCTGTACCCAAAGGGACATACTTCTCGTTGTGGATATTCCGCCCCATTACGTAATAATGGGGAGCCTAGCgccatattgagcacaaattctagactacgGTCTGATATTGAACAAACCCAGTATCACTTTGGCCGTCCTGAGATTCGAAGCCGCGGTCTCAGAGCGGTGTCATACCGCGTACGCAATACTACTTAGCCACCGAAGCAGACTTAAATTCcaaatatcacataatattatattgaagctGTTAAGTACTAATAAAGATTTTGTAGGTAGttcaataaagattttatagGTTGATAACTAAGGAGTGCATCTCACTCATCCTCCGACGGTAACCAGATGAGTTATTAAGGCGGTGCCCCTAGCAAAATAGCATGCTAATCGTATTTTAAAAGcgatctattcgaaatttactatacatatagaaaaatgaACCTTAATAtgtctacaatatgttatctttacatTGATTGTTccgaattttatataaataatgttccatttatttcataataaaatgcgacttatattgtaaaatgtacccACATCATATTCATTTGCAACTTATACTATTAGATAGACCATTTAATAAGGTGCGgccaaaaataaaagaagttcGAAAATTGATTTTTCGTTCTGCGAATCGTTCGGATAGAAGGGTGAATATGCATGTACATGACAATATGAagtcctaaaataaataaaataaaatactttatttatcacgtagacgaacaaagttgcacttatgatacgtcaaaacaaagcataagaattattattattatttctaaacaacaattaaaattacttatataactatggacattttaaattagggataaaatttataataaaaacaaggtacaaaccgaagtaaccagctcgggctggcaatgGCAATATGATAAGGTGCGAGCCCATTAATAGTATAATGTAAAATGCCTTAACTGGCGATTGATCTTAGAACCTTATTGGTCTCACAAGCGAACGACCAGAGTGATTAATAACGaccaatatcaataatttattattgacatCCATAATCGATCAAGGAACGTTGACAATTAGTTAATTGTATGTGATTaggtaatattgtaattaaataatgattttaaaatcacAACTATATAAAGAATCACTCTGTTATAATATTCTTAGTATTGTTGAgtgaatctgtgacgagaagttaattaaaatgaagaGTAATTTGTGGTTCAAGAATACTGCAAATCAGAATCATTATAAGAGTGTGTATGAAAAACAACATGGCTACTGTAAGTATatagacattataaatatacctacctatatatgATAATCTGCAAATCATATTTTACCTACATATAAGTTGTtgttgattaaatattattcatagtaGTATAGTTAAGTATTATATAGCAGTGGCAAAGACTGACATTTTTATAAAGGAACACGACACATACCATATatgtactactaatatgcataaatgcggtttgtaTATCGTAccaatgataatttaatttatttattttacataagtttcgTAAGGAAGCCGACATGCATCGGGTTATAttgatccttcgccactgaagtatatttataaatatgtttttgatcTTTGCGTTAAGAACTTTGTAGTGCATATTTAaactctgatataataaaatgttcaatgttacttttttcaaataaattataatgattttaaagtgAATAACTAATACTAGTAATAAATCCCAAATCCCTTTGGATTGCGCAATAGTATTATGTGCTGTTCTTTAATTTGATCATAGTAGGTTTAGCAACTCGtataattatatcttaaaatagatgaataaacattatattggacAATAAACCTTActttatagtattaaaatttactatgcATTTAtaagtgtgttttttttataattgcagATGACCATCGGTCGCGTAGTGAAAAACCTAAAAGAGTCAGAAGCGCCTTCACAACAGAGCAAGTGAATTACTTAGAAAGAGAATATAAAAAGTACCCATACATTGGCACTGGACATAGAAAAGAGATCGCTGCTTCATTAAACATCTCGGAGAGGACTGTGAAAATATGGTTTCAAAATCGACGAATGAAAGAGAAAAAGGAAACGATTTACAAAGAATTTTGTGACGAGCATACCGGTCAAGAAATTGCCAAAAGTCGATTAAATAATATGGCTACTATGCAATCAACTAATGATGGATCGTTAAATGCATTGCCATTACTAACAACTGATGTCGACAATGCGATAGCAATGAATAACAAACTTCTACATCTTGAAGAAAATAGGATGATATCAAAAGATACATCTTTATTAAAGAACGCAAAtcaacatacaaaataaatcagatGTGAAGTTATTACAGTTTCAAAAAACGTGATTTGCAAAAGATTCTAGATCTATTGATTCTTGgcaagaaatatataaaagtaaataataatcttCAAGCTAAATCCAATCCTACGAACGTTGAATCACAAGGTCCAATTTCACAAAATTCTAATTCTCTCAAGCCTAAAGTTTCTCCACAAGATTTAACTACGAAGATACCACCATTACAAACAAAGCAGAAGCCATGTACTGGACATGCTCAGGGTATTTCTGGTTACTTTCCTGTCGTTCCCAATTTTTATCCTCAACCCTTTGTGTCACCTGGTGGTGTTTTATGGAAGCCAGTAATAATGCCATTA
This DNA window, taken from Manduca sexta isolate Smith_Timp_Sample1 unplaced genomic scaffold, JHU_Msex_v1.0 HiC_scaffold_3075, whole genome shotgun sequence, encodes the following:
- the LOC119192718 gene encoding homeobox protein Hox-C3a-like — translated: MPDTSNQSMSNVQVDVSDNNQWNQDIHPNNDNVVQNSTALEWTQLPQAAVGFVPTPINNGIPTDYQVPNGQWTGNHKERPRIANGVRKQKRIRTAFTSNQMMELEQEYNRTRYLDRTRRLELAELLHLNERTIKIWFQNRRMKEKKIKSENYEESDELEMEAESPLMVVNEEYPVAPPYEVYNREGFIEQFPVTTPVINQPEILAPQVIPPVTDYPAFVDNQCQSQYQQLHFQLQHYPQYNLNVEELSPESALKSENSSTNASSDLTEKSWDLSWIRSINSEEDF
- the LOC115445568 gene encoding homeotic protein proboscipedia-like; this encodes MKSNLWFKNTANQNHYKSVYEKQHGYYDHRSRSEKPKRVRSAFTTEQVNYLEREYKKYPYIGTGHRKEIAASLNISERTVKIWFQNRRMKEKKETIYKEFCDEHTGQEIAKSRLNNMATMQSTNDGSLNALPLLTTDVDNAIAMNNKLLHLEENRMISKDTSLLKNILDLLILGKKYIKVNNNLQAKSNPTNVESQGPISQNSNSLKPKVSPQDLTTKIPPLQTKQKPCTGHAQGISGYFPVVPNFYPQPFVSPGGVLWKPVIMPLVSEAGPNISTNDFN